A window of Hordeum vulgare subsp. vulgare chromosome 5H, MorexV3_pseudomolecules_assembly, whole genome shotgun sequence genomic DNA:
CATATATGATTTAAAATGTATGCCCCTGTTAACTAAAAAGTGAATTAGCGTCAATTGAATTTTGGTTTTGCTTATAGTGCTGCGAAATTGGGTGCTGTTTATGTTCTTTCCATTTTAGTATCTTGACAAATCTTCGTTATACATGGGTCCAAAATCCACAGCCATTTTAATGTTTGTCGGACTTTGGTCTTGGTTTGAATAGGTATCGGGGGACAGAGAGCCTTGAAACTCATACGTCAGCATGGTTGCATAGAAGAAGTTGTGCAAAATCTTAACAAGAGGTATGCTTATCCTTGCTAGTGTTTTATGTTGGCAGCAAAGTATTAAGACACTCTTTTGCAGTCCATCTAGTTAATTGTGCAATCAAACTCCTCATTGAGAAACTATGTAATTGAACACTAGGCACACATTTTGAATGGTAACAATGATGTTTCAATgttgtttttttatttgggcatgcTAAAACACTGATACACCCTTTCAATGTAACCTTGAGGCCATTGTGTCCATTAACATACATCCTAAAGACCCcgcaaaaaaaatttaaaaaatacaCCCTAAACAGCTTCTGTCACCATCCTGTACTCTTGAACTACTCCTGTTGCCATTTTGTTGTGCTTCATGAGCTATGTTCTGCTGCTACGCCAATGTAGTGTTCCTGCACATGTTATGCCACAATATCGCTCCTGTGCTGCTGCTCTCTCTGACCCTGCCTTCTGCTGTTTGCATTCAACCCCAGAATCATGGCGTCAATGGGGGCTGATTTGTCCTGTGTCTGGCATGCCTTGACTTTCGATGACTAGTTTGTGATGAATGCactgtatttttttatataacaTAACATTTCAGTGTGCAATTGTTTATTACTCCCAATGTCAAGGTGGTAGTTAATTCTCAGTTTTGTCGAGGCACTGAAATTTGAATTTTGCCAGAACTTTGAATTCCTCGGGCTTTTTGCAGTAGACAACTATGTCTAGTTTTGACGAGGTACTCCAAGTAATCTAGAAATGTTAGGTTTTACTTAACACACTCATACGATCCATAGGTACACTGTTCCAGAAGATTGGCCTTACCAGGAAGTTCGGACCTTGTTTAAGCAACCTAATGTTTGTACAGAAATTCCAGATTTCCAGTGGACCTCAGCAGACAAAGAGGTTATGCTTGATAACTCGTATCATACGGTCCATGTTTTTCCACAAACTGATAGTTGCTTTCTATTTCCAGGGCCTTGTGAATTTCCTGGCATTTGAAAACAGTTTCAGTTCTGATCGAGTGGAAAAGGCATGAATGCATCTTTAGTTCATCTGAGCACTCTTATTTAATCTCTTGTATGGATTATAAAATGATCGATTTGTTGACACAATATTTGTATGTTTATTCATTAGGCAGTAGAAAAGATAAAGGCTGCTAGCGATAGATATTCCCCAGCAGGGCGGTAAGTGGAATCTGCCTTGTATCTCATGGATAAACTCATAAAGATTGATGCACCTATGAGATAATATATTTTTATTGTATCAGAGCGAAGCTTTTGACACCAGTAGCTAACCTATCAGGATCTACAGAGAAGGTGTGGTGCTAGTCCCCTAGATTTATTTTGTCTCGCATGGTTCGAATTGACATTCCTTCCTTCTTATAGTAGGGTAAAAGATAATGCGTcataaatctctctctctctctctctttctctcactcATACAATATTACCTATTGCTTAATTTCTACAGTCCGTTGAAGTTACCATTGGATGTGTCCATTATGAATGGTTCATGAAAATTTGCCAGCAAATTAGTTTGACCAACTGCTTCATCCCTTTCCGTTTCCTTCCTTGTGGCCCATTATTATGTGCATTCAAGTGAGAGCCCTCTCTGTAGATGGACTCGTGGCACAGTGAAACAGGTGTTCATGAACAGGGCAAATACCGCTCAGGGTGAACAAGCCCATGAAGACGGGAAACTAGAATACAGAGAAATATACCATTAATTGAGGTTGAAAAGTTCTGATGGGAGAAACTAAATTGTTCTTGCTTGTGTTATAAGATGTCCTTTTGAAACCAAAACCGTCATAAGTGTTTTTTTTTCCGAAAAGAAACCGTCATAAGTGTTGAGCTTCTTTTATGTAATGTCCCAAACAATAATAGCCAATTCAGACTCTTCTATATCTGCTAACACACTTTAGAATTGAACAATTGATCCTGCAATTTTTCTTGAATAATTGAAGGCTAACAATTAAATGCTACTCGCACGGCACGATGAGGAAGGTTTTCTGTGGCAGCTCCAGTGCGGGTAGAACGGGAGTAGTCAGTTTTCATGTATGTGGTGGTTGTGGACAAAGTCCGGCGTGTAAATACTTTTGTAAAACGGTGGAGTTCTGGGATTCTTTTCCCCTCCTTTAATGAATGATACGCACACTCATGCGTATTCGAGAAAAACAATTAAATGCTACGCAAAGTAACAATAGTGCAGACAAAATGTATCTATCCATGACTTGGACTCCGCTCACACGTGTGGTCTTCTTATCCAAGATCCCATGTGGTTAACCTGCTGTGCATTGGCCTGGCTTACCCACACAGAGGCATGCAGCCAACTCCATGACACCTCGCATATTATTTATGCAACTTTGGTGGACACAAGTTCTCAGTTGGTAGATTGTCTCTTCAGATATTTGATTTTTTCAAGTATTCTTCATTTCTTCTGGTGTAGAGTAGCCGAGTGTTGGATCATTACCTAATTTTCTTTCTGATTTTTCTGGGCATGTTTTGAATTTTATCTGGTTGGATAGGACTATATCAATATACAGTCGTGTACAATTCTGAAAACCAAGAAACAGTATAATGTTGACCCTTATCTCACCCGTTCGTATTTTACTGGATAACAGGAATCCAAGTGCGTTTTAGGTGCTTCAGGACAAGGTCTGAGGAGCAGGACTGCTGTACAAGTATGCAGTAGCTCAAGCTCTGGTTTCAGATATGGTAGTTCTAGTTCAAAGCCATTGGTGATGGGCAGGCAATCAGGAGTTCACGTGAAGCCTCCCACCTTTTCTTTCATTTAAATCTGGAGTTGCTTTGGTTCTCAAGATTACCTAGCGAAGCTGTGACCAAGCTACAGCAAGAATAGATGGCCACTTGGAATATGTCAAGTGAATGCTATGGTTGTAATTTAGGCTTGTCTTGTAATCTAGAAAATTAGCTTCAATGTTTCAACTTAATTCACATCTAACGCTGCTTCCTGCTAGAGTGTCGCATGGTGACCGGCAAGTATTTGGTCACCTTTTGGCTATAATATGGAAAATTGTCATCTCGCCAGTGTTTTTGCTGACAAAATATAAATATACCCCTTGCATTATCTCTAACTGAACTAAATGTTCTGTTCAAACGCGAGCTATGTTGATCATATAGGTTTTCTGATTCTTCACGATCTTTTCATGGAGCATAGAGGCTGTACATTAGCCTTCCATGCTCATGATATTCAGGAAATCAAGAAGTATCGTTTGAACCGCGAAACTGGAATGTATCTCTGATATTGGCTGTGCCATTTGGGTTATTATTGGATTCCTAAAAAGTGGAGCCTTGGAAATCCTGATGACATCTGTGCCATTTGGTTATGCCACATGATATGCTCAAATATGTGTTGAGTTGGAGCCTTGGAGATGTCTGATTCGCCATATCTTTTATTCTGCATGACTTCAACATTGGCGGCTGGGAAACAACAGCACTTGGAAGGGTACCAGTCACCACCAAGCGGATATATTCCCCATGTATGCGAAATTCCAGGGTATTTAATACAGATGCTGTAATATTCTCAGGTTCTTCCAACTCATGCTAAATATTCTCATGCCACTTTTGTAGGAACTGGGATGCGGTTCTGTCTTGTGAGTACATGAGAGCCTGGAGATTTGAACACTAGCCTGTTTTCTTCTGTAGTAAAATGGCATCCTTGACTTGATGGAAAGTTGGAGACAGACATCAAATTGGATGCGGACCATTCTGAATGCTGGATTTCATGCCATCAGTCTACCAAAGCATCTGTGCATTTGTTCTGTTATGTATGTTGCCAGCTTGGGCTGCTGCTATAAGTGGGCATAGCCCAGTGGTTGGGGGCGCATGATTGTAAACCTAACGACCAGAGTTCGATCTCTGTCAGAGACGAATTTCTGGAATTCTCATGAGGGATGCTTCTTCTATATCAATAAACCGTGGGTGCTAGTGCCCATggagtttcatttttttttttttttgtatgTTGCCAGCTTGGGCTGCTGCTATAAGTATAGCAGCAAATTCACCAGGCTCAACACCATTCATTGCCTCATTAGAAGCCTTCCAGTGTTCATTGTCACGAGGTAACTGACCCTCTCGTTGTCATCTCCAATCTTTGGCTTTCTGCAAgtgtttttattttcttattcATGTTCGCTGGAGGGCTAATCATGCTGGATTTAGGTGTCATGGTAGATGTATTAACACTTCGGTAATATCAGAAATTCAGAATATACCTTCCCCTGGGTGCGAATAATATAGTGAGATGTAAATAACAATGTTTATATCAGATGTTAGTACCAAAGTTCAGCCATtaaatatttttgctgagttgtctGATTTCAGAACCAAGAGAATAGTGTTCAGCATGGGTATCAAGTTTCCTTCCATGTCCTACTGAAGTTTACAGTTTGGCTGCTTCAGTTTGATTGTTTGTATGGAGGGACTTGTTCCTGCCATGCTTGTTTTGTACCTGGCACACTGCATTATTTATTTTAGTTAATCTCCTGGGGACTATGTTATTGCTTTCTCATGAAATTGGTCTGTCAGGTTGCTGTCGGATTGGTGTGATTTCATTTAGCAACTGCCTCTGCTTTTGACTGTAGAAGATGACTGCTATTGTTGAAGGTCCCACTCCTAAGTATGAATGCTTGTTATTTGGTATGTACCGTGCTTTATATATCAGAAGAGTTGTTTGTTGAAAttatttgttcttgttgttttgtaCACTCCAGTAAAAGCTGTTCACTATTTGCGACTGCAGATTTGGATGATACACTGTATCCTCTTAGTGCTGGCATCAACCTTGCTTGCCGTCAAAATATACAAGGTGTCAATAATAAGTCATTTTTTACAATATCTTCCTGCTTTAGGAATTGTTATGTTCTGATAAATGGTTGGAGAGATTAACTTTGAAATTTTGGCTACCAGATTATATGCGTGACCATCTGCAAATTGAAGAAAGCCAAATTGCAGAGATGTGCCTGGTACTTTACAGGGAATATGGCACCACAATGGCTGGTCTTAAGGTACAATTTGTATCCAGTTATTATTTTTAGCAGAAGAGCTTATGGTTTTTGGCCCCTAATCATACGACTCTTAATTCTCTGCAGGCATTAGGTTACGAGTTTGACAACGACGAATTTCATGCAAATGTTCATGGTAGACTGCCATATGACAATCTGAGGCCTGACTCTGTTTTGAGGACCCTTCTACTTTCCATTCCACTGAGAAAAATAGTAAGTGAATCTACCACAGTTTATTTTCTCTTCTAATCATTACACTTGGCATTAGCAATTGGTAATTTGGAAAAACTTTCTTGTTGCAGATATTTACAAACTCGGATAAGGTTCACGCGGAGGAGGTTCTGCTCAGGCTGGGTTTGCAAGACTGCTTTGAGGGTGTGATATGCTTTGAGACACTTAATCCACCGGCCATGCCGAGCAATGGCCTATGCAAGTCTCAGGAGGATCCTATGGCGCTCTCTGGTGAACCATCTTCCGACTTGGACGATCTCTACGGATCGGATGGCACACCGAAATCACCCATCCTGTGCAAACCCACCATTGAATCCATGGAAGCCGCAATTCAGATCGCAAATGTTGATCCTAAGAAGACAGTATGAGCAATCCCTCTTTGATACATGAGCAAGAACGCTCCCTACCGGCAATGAAAACCTGATAGTTTGCTACTTCCATTTTTGTAGATCTTCTTTGATGACAGCACCCGGAACATCGCTACAGGAAAGGCCGCGGGCTTCCACACCGTCATTGTAAGATTGCGTCGCACACAACTCCCAACTAGCTGTGCTTCCACGGCCAGGGAAAATGTTACACCTGTAACTCTTGTGAATTTGCTGCAGGTTGGCAGGTCAACACTTGTTTCAGGGGCTGATCATGCACTGGAGAGCATCCACAACATTAAGGAGGCGTTGCCCGAGATATGGGAAGTCCACGATCGGGCAGAATCCGATGTTGTTCCTGCTTCTGTCGCGGTCGAGACAGCGGTTGTTGCTTGATGTCTTGTTCCGAAAGGACCGTCTACCATCAGAGAACGAAGTGTTTGGGCAAAATAAGCATCAGCAGGTGCATATTTGTATCAGCAGGTACCAAGCATGAACCTATTTAACAAATGTCCAAAGTAGAATAAGTCTCGAGAATAAACATCAGTTCTATATTATTCCCTCCGTCCCATATTATTTCCTCATTATTTTGCCAAACATTAGTTACAAGTAAACGTAGTCGAGAATAAGCATCAGCAGGTGCATATTTGTATCTACAGGTACCAAGCATGGACTTATTTAACAGATAGTGGCAGTGTATTCTCGTGCCACTGAAACCTTCATACGATGATACTCCTCACAAAGACTGCCTCTCCTGTACAGGGTGAAAATGATAGTACCAGAGTATCCCCAACATATACTAGAAGAGTAAACATATATTTTCATATGGGCAATATACTGGCCGGGGCTCgattcctccttttctaaaaataaaactagaagagTAAACATATATTTTCATATGGGCAATATACTGGCCGGGGCTCgattcctccttttctaaaaataaaataaaatatgggCAATATACTTGAATGTCAATAAACACCCTTTTTTTTGCGCAAAACCTACAGCAACATAAAGGCTCACTTGTTGAGTACTTGCTTGCATGTAATGCTACATTGCTACCTTGAAAGAAATCCCTCGATGGTTAAAAGGAACACGGGGGTCACAGTGACCATCTTCTCTTAATCAAGAAAAGTAAGAGGAGATTTATATTTGGTAAATCAACACTTGGACGATAATACATCAAGACCAACCTACATA
This region includes:
- the LOC123399384 gene encoding uncharacterized protein LOC123399384: MTAIVEGPTPKYECLLFDLDDTLYPLSAGINLACRQNIQDYMRDHLQIEESQIAEMCLVLYREYGTTMAGLKALGYEFDNDEFHANVHGRLPYDNLRPDSVLRTLLLSIPLRKIIFTNSDKVHAEEVLLRLGLQDCFEGVICFETLNPPAMPSNGLCKSQEDPMALSGEPSSDLDDLYGSDGTPKSPILCKPTIESMEAAIQIANVDPKKTIFFDDSTRNIATGKAAGFHTVIVGRSTLVSGADHALESIHNIKEALPEIWEVHDRAESDVVPASVAVETAVVA